The Pogoniulus pusillus isolate bPogPus1 chromosome 27, bPogPus1.pri, whole genome shotgun sequence genome segment ATAATTCCTCCTCTTATGAAAACTTTCCCTTCTGAaagtctcttcttcttcttgcatCAGGATATCAATTTCTTGCCTCAACCTGACAAGAACTGTCAGCAGCTGTGAGAGGTTCCCAAACAAATGAAGGACATTTGCATATCTCTGCAGGTTCTGAAAGCAATTTTATTCTGCAGGATGTATCCAGACTACAGCAAGGACCTGGCGTGTTCATGGTTAGGttgtgcagaaggcagcttaGCTCAGGTTAGTTAGCGATGACTGATACTGTTCTTCTGAGGTCATCTACACCCACAATGCAAAAGGAGAACAGGACCTTGCTGGATCAGGAGGGTTTTAGCTTTCTGAGCACAGTTATTTCCCCAGAAGGAACATGCTTAGGATCTGCAGCATTTATAATTTGTCCCAATAATGATCCCTAAATACCACAGGTGAAAGGACAGAACCaaagcagggagctctgctgcttctcacgagaggaggaaaagagaagagctgcaggaatCAGCCTGTTCACCTCCAGCCAGCAAAGTGGGCTCCAGCAGGGTCATGAGCAGACAGGAGGGGGAAAGTGCACTAGTGGTATGAAGCTGGTTTGATGAGGATGGCAGAAGCTTTGCAGTTCCCTTTGCACAGGCTGCCCCACGTTAAGCCCCCTTTGACATTGAGCAGCACAGCGTAACAGGCAGAGTACCACCACCCGCCCCGGTAGCGGGAGGCACAGTTCCCGCTGTAGGTGTCCTGATCCCGATCCTTTGTGGAGAACTTCATGCTGTTGTGCACTTTCCTGGGATTGTCTGAGTCCATGGCATCCCCTGCTGTCCCTGAGTATGCTCCCAGCCTCAGCCGGTAGCCCTGGGACTCATCGTCCAAGCTGAAGAGGCTGTAGTCTGCAAAACTGATACTGTTTGTGGCATCCCAGATGACAAACCTGACCTGGTAAACCTTCTGCTTGGAGATCTGATGGATGTACTCGGTGCCCAGCCAGTGCTCGGAGTGCAGGTTCCCAAAGCCATGCTTGTAGGTGCTCCAGGACTCAGCCCAGGTGATCTCTGTGCTCTGGTGGTTCCTCTGGATCACTGTCCAGCCCCCGTCTGCCATGCTCATCTCACAGTACACCGGGATGGGGTGGAGTTCTGTGGGCTGGATGATGTAGACACCACTGGGGCTGCCAGCAGGAACCTCACTGCAGTCCTTGGGCCAACCTGGGGCAGGAGAGAGGGTGATTTAACAAGAGCCTGTGCAAAGGACAAGGCCACATTACCCCCTGTAGCAGGATAGAGGAAcatctgcccagagcagctggaggagaggttGGCCTCAGCCAACAGGGACATCCAACAGGAGGCAGCCCCAGTGAAAGGCCCCAGACCCACTGGGCTATATTGGTATGAGACAGGAGACTGCTATGGACACCAAGGGGTTCTACAGGCCTCTTGGAAAAGGAATTGTGTCACTAAGACAAGAATCAAGCTGGAGACAAAGGTGAAGAGGACCTAGGACCTGTTCCCTTGGCCACAGGAGGAAAATGATCCCTTCAAGCACAGTACAATCTGCACAGTGCACACCCACACCCACTCCCTGCATGGGTACACCCCCTCACACCCACCATcctccagcctggagcagacACAAGGCTAGAGATGGTACAGGGCCCTTCCCCAACTAGAGCTGCCTGCATGTGAGCACCCAACAGCAGatccctcctgtgctggcaggTGTGGTCTCCCCATGCCTTCAGCTCGCTTGCTGCAGCAAACGCCACTGCAGTTAAGGTTCTGCTGCCACATGAGCAGAGCTTCTCTCCCCagctgagcaaagcctggaggGACACCAGCTCTCCCCAGCGCTCCTGCCTGCGAACATCCTGGAGGTGTCCTTTGGATCTGAAGCATCACAGCTCACCCTCTCCCAAGAATCATATTACCAAGCCTCCACTGGCCCAGGGCGGGGACTGtccacagccagagctgccccagacCGAGCGGCTGCAAGgggctgctgagggcactgggatgCCCAGGGGGTGCTACGTACCGGACTTCCTCAGAGCACTCGCCGAGGTGTTGGAGGGAGAGTTCTTGaagaggttttgggtttgtataTGCGTGGAGTGGCCtggggcagcccagaactgcacacaagcaaggagcagaaggtgctgggctgctagaaagagaaaagacaggagagaagagaaaatgtgAGCCTCcctccagagaggtgggagaaatCCCCCGGGTCCGGCGCTGCACGGCATAACACGACCacgggaggagcaggagggcacCGAGCACTCTGGGCAGCAGAGACTGGCCCGTGCCAGCTGGAAAGCTTGCCAAAAGGCCTCAGCTCTTTCGCCCAAGGAGCAGACCACTTTGCCTGTTCCCCTCGCCTGCACTGGCAAAATCATGcatgagatgctggagcaaagCACTCAACAAGCTACTGCCCCAGGTTGTGTTTCTAGCCCCAGAAGGAGCACACTGGCTGGGTGAGGCAGAATGCAGCAGACAAGCCGCGGCTGTAGAAAGGAGTTGAGGgggacatagccccagagggcGCCGATGCCACTGCTCCCCGTGGGCGAGCACGGAGCAGTGTACGGAGACctactccctgctgctgggccgCCCCACCTGTGCCAGCAAGCACCCCACTTCCCAGCCCCCTACTCACCCATGGTGTCCATGTCCTCTGGAGCACAaagctgtggagcagcaggTCCTGCGGAGGCATTTGTAGTGCCCTCTGCAGTGGGCGGGGTGAGTGGATCCTACTCCCACTCCCAGCTGCCCTTCAACTGGAGGAGGAAATCAGTCTGGGCTTCCTTTGTGCCCTCAGAAAACCCAAGCAGACAAGAAGGTGCCTGTGATTTTAGGTGCACAGCTTCCTGAGCTGCAAAGAGCATAACCCTCATGCCAGCAAGAGCCCTTGGAACGGTCTCCTGTGAGTGCTTAGCTCCTTGGATGGAATTCCCCCTAGGAACAGCATAGttgggagctctggagagcGCAGCTCAGTAAACAAACACTTGCATGCCAGTCGCCAATCAGTGTGAGAGCAAACACCGGGCAAGTCCCTGCCTCCCACCAtctgagcccagagctgggtgctgccaggtcAACTGGTTCTTGTTTCATGTGTTTTTGGCAAGCCCAGCCCGGCTCTTGCTGGGGAagtcagagcagccctgagactTCCAGAGAGACTGCCTGTTGTGGGACAGCCTTTGGAGCAGCTGgtgtctgctgtgctgcacgGCATCAGCCAGAGGGTTGTGGTGGAGATGATCTCCACCCGGACAAGTCTTTACTTCCCGGTGGGCCACAGCCCTGATCTGCAAGGATGCAGCTGAATGGATATGCTGAAAGGCAATGGCTAAAGGGCTTCTGTcatccagctgtggtctcagggGCACTGGCTTTGGGACACTGGGATGCAGGCTGGGTGACAGCTGAGGAAAGCAGGTGTCTGCCCAGGAAAGGAGCAGAACTAGGTGAagggagcacagggacagagaaCTGAGCACTTAAAAAAGGGAATGGAGGGGCCTGAGAGTGCATGGAGGGGAACTGAGGGAGCACAGAGGAACTGGAAGGGATCTGGTAGTGGAATCCAGAGAGAGGGCAGATGTGATCTCAGTGTTGATGGAGGGCACTTGGGGTGGAAAAGAGGGATGTGAGTGTGCCCCGAGGGCAGAAATCAGCACTAAGCAGACACTGAAAGGAACAGAGGAGGTTCAAGGGCAGAAACAGAGAACCTGTGCTAAGCAGCTGATGGATTCtgtgctggagctccagcaaggctctctgagctgctgctgtgcatcttaaaggtcttctccacccaaaacagttctatgttgTGCTGAGCCCCTCCAGCACCCACCATGGCCTGGAGGAGAGACAAAGAAAGAGCTTGAGAGGTCTGAGAGGAAGGGGGAGCCCATGGCCAGTGGCTGCATCTTTCTGTCACCCTTCTTTGCCACTTGCACATGCTCCTGTCACCAGCATTCTGGATGGGAAAAGCTTCATccccttccctttgcttcaGAAGCCATGCACCTGAGGGAAAGCTGCGAGTGAAAGGAGGGAGATTTCCATCCCAGTGTGCTCCTAAGGAGAAATTATTGCTGCTCCTTGGGTGAGAAGCATGAGCTGCAGCCTTCAGGATGGGCACATGGTGGCTCTGCTGAGGTAACAGGGAAGGTCCCTGGCATCAGGCTCGGCCTCAATGGGATGGGGAAGCACGGGCTGGGACTTCAGCCCAGGCATTGCAGCTGATAAGAGTGGTGTAAAAAAGTAAATACCTGATAAAATACTTTAGACAAATAATcagagcagacagcagcttGGCATCTGAGTGGCCATGCCATGCAAAAGTGGCTTTGCTACAGCAGTTACCAAGAGAAGCTCTCCTATGAGTATCAGCCTGACCTTCCCCTTAGTGCCAGCTGTTGAAATGCAGGCTCAGGCATCTCAGAAATACCTCTTGGACTTCTTATGCTCTGCACAGTGCCCAGTTTGCTCTCTTCAAGCCCACTGATAGCTGTTTGCAAGCCCAAGCTCCCCCTGATCCCTGCCTCCAGCATAATCCAGATGTGCAGAactctctgtctgtcttcaAGCTCCTTCCCACTTGCATGTGCCACTCCCAGTGGAAATTCCAGTCCTCAGGGAAGGGCCCACATGTCAAGCTCCTCTAGGGTTCATCCAGGCACTTGGAACACTCTGAAGGATCATGTTGTCCAGGTCTGTGGGTGTCCCTGTGACTTCGGAGGCTCCAGCATTGCCAGATCGCCctggggaagcagaaggatAAATGAAGATGGGGAAGAAGGAGGACACTCTGTGTAAGGTGGGGACCATGGAGCATCTGTGGGGTCCAAGGGGCAACTGGGGAGTCCTGGGAACATCTGCTGGGTCTAAGTTGTCTGAGGGGGAATTGGGGGCAAATAGGGCAACTGACTATAACTAGGGGTCCTGGGGAAAACAGGGAAACgtggaagggtcacagagagTCTAGGGGAAGCAAGGCGACCTCGAGTGATCCTGGGTGCAGCAGACCCTTGGTCTAGGATGGGTCAGAGGATAATGGGAGTGCCAGCAGCCTATTTGTAGGGGCTGGAGGTGTGTTGGGAGGCCCAGGCTGGTCTGCAGGGAGCCCCAGAGGCATGAAGACTTTGAGGGGAAGGTTTATCAGGTCAGGAATACTCAcgccagcaacagcagcagcaggagcacgaCGGAGCCaaatgccagccccagcctcagcaatgccatgtggtgcctgggggtCCTGTGGTGGGGCCAGTGCAGCACAGATCTGAACCGAGCCTGcagtttcttctcttcctccacaCCTCTCTCTGACACTGTGGGGACAGTTACCTCAGGTCATCCAGGCCTGAGGTCCCTGCTTCATCCCACATGCTCCACTGCCCCCAAAGCAACCAGGTATCAGGGAATTTCTGCTCCACCCCACCTGCCCACCATGGACCCAGGTGTCCTGGCACCCCCATTCATCCTCCTTCTGCCTGGTCCCTTTCCACCTGAGACTGCTCTCTGTCCCCAGGGCATCCAGGTGTCTGGGCTCACCATTGATGTAGAAGTACTTGCGGACCAAGGGTTCAGAGaacccccccaggcagcaggcaacgGTTCCTGGGGCAGGTTCCTCAATGGTCAGGCTGAGAGGTCCCATCACACTCCCCTGTAGCTCCTCAAACAGTGCCAGGTCCTGTGTgcgcagctggggcaggggagagcaCATCAGCAGCAGGTCCACCAGGTCTCTGACACCCTGTACATGTGCATGCAGAGGTAGCTATGCCCTGCACACGCTCATCAtgtcccctgcctgcttctTGTGCCCTTTGCTCATGCATGTGCACACACCTGGTGTCCCACGTCTGCTCCTGGTGTGCACACAGAGGACACACCAGCAGAGCACACCCAGAagtcacttcatagaatcagagcagtttgggctggaaacacctttaaaggtcacccaaTCCAAACTCACTGCAGCCAGAAGGGActtctgcaactagagcaggttgctcagagccttgtccaacaTGaactggaatggttccagaTCTGGGGCATCTCCtacctctctggtcagcctgtgccagggtctcattACCTTCATGATGAaaatcttcttccttctctccagtctaaatctccctctttaagcaccaaaccatcactccttgtcctgtcacaacaggccctgctgaaaAGTCCATCTCCATCTTTCTTATTTGGCCCCTTCACAGTTCTTTCACATATGCACACGAGTGCCTTGCCTCCTGctttgaaaccagagcaggatggattcagattggacattagctcaagaagttcttcgctatgagggtggtgagaccctgaagcaggctgcccaaagaagttgtggacacctcatccctggaagtacttaagaagaggctggatgaggctttgggcaacttgggctagtgggaggtgtccctgccatgggggttggaactggatgatctctcaggtcccttccagctcaagccaTTCCCTGACTCCTGCTTCCCGTGGGTGAGCAGTGGCACCACGCTCACACGCACACAGCACAGGTAGCTACTGCCTAAGCAACGCCTGTAACTGCTGAGAGTCCTCACACCAAGCACACCACCGTGTGCCTGCAGGCCTTGCTGCCCATGCTCACAcctcccagcagtgccagtgcccagccctgcccctgccactcACATCCCTGGCAAACATCCACGTAACGGCCGggtctgcagggatggcaaagggcacATCGCAGAGCAGCGTGatggcttcatcctcctgcaCCCACCTGTCCTGCACTGGGAGCACAGACAGGCCTGTGAGCTCACAGCTGCCCCCGcacctgctcctctgtgcccaccgTGGGCACGAGCCCCACACATCTTGGCACGCTCTCGTGCCCTCACGCAGGGCCCAGCACACATGTCCGTGTGACAAACTGAAGGCTGTCCCCCGAGTCTTGGGGGCACCCAGCTCCAGGGTGGAGCtttgcccagcccagcctggctgcttggGTCTTCCAGAGCTCCATACCTGGGCAGTCCAGGGGGAAGGGGCAGTCCTCGAAGCGGCAGGTAGCGCACTTGAAGACGCGGGCGGCTGCTTGGTACCCTGGGAAGGAGAGACTTGGTGGTCCCAGGGGCACAGGAGGAGTAGTAGGGGACAGGGGGTGGCAGGACATGGGGACGGGCACTCACCACAGGGTGGgatgcaggctggagctggtggggAGGAAGCAGCATTAGACTGGAGATCATTTGGGATCCATGTATCTGTGATGAGCTGTCGAGGCTTAGCCCTTGTCCAGCCCAAATGAGGTCCCTGGGGGTTTCACCAGGATGGGGATGCCCAGGGTGGGGAACTCAAGGAGGAGTGGGGGTCCCAGAGATTTCACAGGGAGGGAGTTTTAGGTGGGTCCAACTGGCCACTGGCCTCATACCTTCTGCCAGcttgctcagcagctccttgatTTGGCTGACAacttcctgcagggctgcttcaaGGGACTCTGTGTTGTCCCAGATGTCCAGGTGAGATAATGTGCCCTCCCCTCAAGCTCCATAAGCCCTCCCCAGACCCCCTGTACAACTCCCCTAGACCCCTAATACCCATCCTGCAGCCTCATACATCCCCAAATactccctccacatccccagAAGCTGAAAACCTTGAAGAAGCCCCTAACGTCCCTGTACAGCTCCCAGACCTCCACATATGCTATATTTCACCACACCCCTGGCTCAAGATCTCATCCCCCatgccctgtccctgtcccctcaCATGTCACATGTCCCCTGCTTACTCAAGCCCTTCTTCTCCTCCAGAAACTGCAGGGCAGCTGCGATGATCTCCTCAAGAGTCTTATGCTGCTCTGACCCTGAGACCAATACAGAAACAATGAGACCAGCAAAAGGTTGGGGTGGGAAGTTCAGAGATGGGAGGGTCTGGTAAGGGCTGAGGGTTTTCAGGGGTTCCTGGAGTCTTGATAAGGGTTTAGAGATACTGCTAAGGATCAGGGGTTTCTGGGGATTCCTGACATTCTAGAGCCAGGGAGTTCCAAGAGCATCCCTGTTGAGAGCTGGGTGACTCTCAGGgtcccaggtggggttgggcttctCAGAGGTCCTTGGCATCTGTGGAGACCTTGGCACAGCTGGGGAAGTCCCTAGGGTGCTGATGGGAGATGGGTGCCTGGGGTTCCTGTTTAGTAAAGGGGTCCCAAACTTCCTAGGGTCTTGGCCAGTGTCAGTATGAAGACTTTAGTTGAAGTGGGGAACCccagaaggctctgagatgcTGTTCAGGATAGAGATCTCCATTGGGATGGAAGTCTCTGGTGAGATAGAGGTCCCAGTCAGGAATAGGGctccatgggctgggtgcttcTTAGGTTGGGTATCCCTGGTGTCCCATGACGCACCCACAGTGACAGAGGCAAGTGGCACAGCAGCCTGAGCAATGGCCCCAAGGCATTCTTGATGCTGGGCTTGGTTGGCAGAAGCCCCAGTAATGCCATGGCAGAGGTCTGCCCACGGAACAGCAGGGCTGAAGCAGAacaggcagggctgcaccccAGGGAGCCAGGATGCCAGGACCACCCACTGCCACAAGCCAGGTGGCCCTGCCTCGATGCCTGGGTTGCCAGGGAGCCAGAGAACCATCACCAGCATCAGGAGCAACCACCACCTGCCCATGgccccagagcacagcaccaAGATGCCTGTGTCCCCAGGCAACAGCAGGGTTGCTAGGCAGAGCCTGGGCACTTGGTTCCTGAGGGCACAGTGGGGTTCCTAGGCAGGTCCCAGACACTTGGGTCTCCAGGGGGCAGGGAGGCTCCTAGGCAGGTGCCAGACACTTGGGTCTCCAGGGAACAGGGGGCTCCTAGGCAGGTCCAAAACACCTGGATCTCCTCTTGAAAGGAGTGGGAGTATCCATACACGTGGGTGCCCCTGGGTTGTATGGGCTGGAGAAGGGGTTCCCAGTCCCTCATCttggtctcctcaaatcctctCCAGTCCCTGCCAGTCACATTAGTTCGTGTCCCAAATGCCCACTGGATGTCTAATTCCTCACTTTCACTCCCTAGGAGGGAGTCCTTCTGCCTCAACTGGCCAAGGGGATGCTGCAGCCCAACACAGACATCAGACAGGTCCTGCCTGGGCATCGCTCATCTCAGCAGTTGGCAATGACAGCTTGGACACCTCTTAGTCTTTGTCTCTAGCCaagagggaggtgctggaacatccCAGGAGGCATTCGTGGGCTGGTGACTTGGAGCAGAGTGCAACAGAGTGGGACTCCCCACTTCCTTGTGACCCTCACTGGGGCCACGGGGTGCTGGAGCATCATCTCGGGGCTGCAGTGGACCCAGTCTCTGGCTGGGCAGGGTGGCAGTGTTAGGGGTGAAGACACCCAAGAACACACCTTTGAAAGCTGTGGGACCTTTGAAATCTGTGACAATGCTGCCAAGGATGGGCAGGTGCTCAGTAGTGCCCCAGTTCAGTGTGACACATGTTGGAGAGGTGAGGAGCCCCTGAGGGTCAGACCTCTTtgtgggggctggggaggtggggagggttGTGCTGTGAGTGGCCTGATTTATGCGTGGTGACAGATAATTACAGCTCCTTCATCAGCTgtcaggcagaagagcccagtaGAGCCCTGCAACACTTCTCtggctccacagctcagcccatAAATCTCTCCAGTGAACGGTGATAAATCAgtggggctgagggagcagcgCCTGGGTGGGGGCATTCCTCCTGGCCTCCCACCCTGTAATGGGCACCTAGGTAGGAAGTGTACAGGACAAGGTGGGGAAGGCCCAGCAGGATGCACTAATTACAGACAGCAGGTGACATCTGATGCCACTTGATTTACAGTCTGGGCTTGCCTGCTTccgagagctggggctgcatcCCTGTCCAGAGCTGAGAAGCTGGGAACCCCCAgcagtgctctccagccagcagcaaggtcacTGTGGGCAGGATGGGGCagccttggggctgctgcctgccctgtgttCCATTTCTgaccagcatctccccagcagGGTCTAGCCCCTCGTCCATCTTAGCCACCTCTGTACCACACCTACTCACCTCCCATATCAGAGAAAACGTCTCTGTAGCAGGGATCTGTCTTGCTGAGCTGGAGTTTGGGCAGTCATGTCTCTTGGAGGGCCTAGCATGCACATCCTGCATCTCTCTGGCCCTTTGAAGAGTTCCTTGCTCACTGGGTCAGTGGTCAGGGGTAGAATCCGTTCCTGGGCAGAGCAAGACTGGGCAGCCAGAAGGCTTCTGGGGAGAACAAGAGGGGACAGAGTGAGCACAGGTGAGTGCTCAAAAATATTTGTGAGCTTCACTTCCCTTTGAAGTCCTGCTGCCTGGTCCTCCCCCCCTGCCTGAGGCCCCAGCTCCTGATTTATTGGGttcccagagcagaggcacCTAAATTAGCTCTGACTTCAAAGAGCCAAGagaggagaagggcaacagacaAAGAGCCCCCTGCTAATTGTGCCTATTGATTGAACACGAGCTGGGACAATCAGATAGGAAGGGATGGATCAAGGTGGGGGCAGGTTCTCCTGGGACTCTGCTTTTGCACCAGTCACCCCAACAATTTGTCAGACCCGCTCCTGAGCCATTATTCAAGACATCACTGTTCACGCAGGGAGGCATTTAGCAACTGCTCGTTAATGAAGTGATGGACAAACACACGTGCTGGTCCTGCACGGCTCGGAGCACAGCAGCTTGGTCCCCCACTGTGGCCTCTGGACCCACCACGCCTGGCAAGACCCTTGATACCACCGGCTTGAGGATGCAAGGAACAAGAAGCTGCTTTCAgcatcttccccagcagcaccagcccagACAGCTGTGCCCCCAGGGCTCCCCGCTGCTGGGAAGGaacaggaaggctctgcaggcaggtaGCACTTTAGCTCTTTTATCACCTGCCCCAATCCCCCCCTGCCGCATTCTTGCTTCCTATTCCGCAGGGCAGAGGCGTGCCAAGCCCCATACattcctctgctgtctcctggGGCTGCTACTGCCGAGGCACTCACCTTAGCtccatgcccagggatgctcccagctctctggggtgCAGCTGTGTGGAACGCCCTAAGATACTGTCTTGAAGGCAGCTCAGTGCTCTAGCCCCGTTCCTGGATTCATTTTGTCCTCTTCTGTAGCCAGGCAGAAGACTTGCTGCTCTCCTCAGTAACCTCCCCACTCCTTGCCCCAGCTTCCCCTAGCTGGGAAATGACAGAAATGTTGTAGCAACAGTGAGCatggggcagcagagcccaagcctcCATGACAGAGCAGCGATGCCTCTTGGCACCATACGaaaccctggcccaggctgagccaccagcagaagagagggcagagcagcatgGGGAACTCCTGCAGTGACTAAACTCTTAGCAGAGTCTCAAGTGACCACTGCCAACGTGTACCTAGTAGAGAGGCTTCCCCACTGAAGACTGTGAGCATCCCACCACAAGCACAGGGCACCCCAGCACCTCACGTTGCAGCCCAACACCATGCCCAGGAGCATCGCTGtgggcagagcccaggctggaCTCACCTGGTGCCTCTCTGCAAGGCAACATATCTGCAGGCAGGTGAGGAGAGTGGGGAGGGAGCCACGTGATGAGCCAGGGTAGGTTTTTATGGGCAGCTGCGTGTCCCTGGAGGAGTGTCTCCCACACCTCGCAGGAGGCAGGACCACAGCAGCACCTCTCCCGCTTCCCCTCACCAGCTGCCATGGGAAAAGGAACCACACAAGGGCCCAACAGCTcagaagaggagctggaagcagggGTTGCACCCCAGATATGCTATGAGCAATATGGGCAGGGTTTGTGGATCCCCCAGGGCAGGGAGACAGTCACCTGCCTGGGGGATGCAGAAGGGACgaaggtgaggaagaggagcaggccGGTGCGCTCCAAGGCCAGGAGGATGGCAGCCAACGTCAGAGAGCGCAAGAGGATCCTGGACTACAACCAAGCCTTCAACGCCCTGCGCCTGGCCCTCAAACATGACCTCGGTGGCAAACGGCTTTCTAAAATCGCTACCCTCCGGAGAGCCATCAACAGGATCACAGctttgtccctgtccctgcacgGCTGCTGGCCCTGTGCCCACTCCGAGTGCCGCGGCCGGGCTGGGGTCCCTgcgcaggagctgggggtgaagGCGAACAAccc includes the following:
- the LOC135187417 gene encoding fibrinogen-like protein 1-like protein — encoded protein: MDTMAAQHLLLLACVQFWAAPGHSTHIQTQNLFKNSPSNTSASALRKSGWPKDCSEVPAGSPSGVYIIQPTELHPIPVYCEMSMADGGWTVIQRNHQSTEITWAESWSTYKHGFGNLHSEHWLGTEYIHQISKQKVYQVRFVIWDATNSISFADYSLFSLDDESQGYRLRLGAYSGTAGDAMDSDNPRKVHNSMKFSTKDRDQDTYSGNCASRYRGGWWYSACYAVLLNVKGGLTWGSLCKGNCKASAILIKPASYH
- the SPACA6 gene encoding sperm acrosome membrane-associated protein 6 — protein: MGGSEQHKTLEEIIAAALQFLEEKKGLKSLEAALQEVVSQIKELLSKLAEAPACIPPCGYQAAARVFKCATCRFEDCPFPLDCPVQDRWVQEDEAITLLCDVPFAIPADPAVTWMFARDLRTQDLALFEELQGSVMGPLSLTIEEPAPGTVACCLGGFSEPLVRKYFYINVSERGVEEEKKLQARFRSVLHWPHHRTPRHHMALLRLGLAFGSVVLLLLLLLAAIWQCWSLRSHRDTHRPGQHDPSECSKCLDEP
- the BHLHA9 gene encoding class A basic helix-loop-helix protein 9; the protein is MGKGTTQGPNSSEEELEAGVAPQICYEQYGQGLWIPQGRETVTCLGDAEGTKVRKRSRPVRSKARRMAANVRERKRILDYNQAFNALRLALKHDLGGKRLSKIATLRRAINRITALSLSLHGCWPCAHSECRGRAGVPAQELGVKANNPQLPWEPGPSGAASLQRCPPSPLYAGFPPEGQLHRYESPEEDGSVPSPAYCSSGTQHPGLRGPCQQTYTGSLQDPLAGAVLWQLGYRQSWGHQQCLPIH